A region of the Verrucomicrobiota bacterium genome:
AGTGGGAGAATTGGAGGCGGATTCTGGACAAGCAACGGCAGATTCGATGCGCACCAGACCGGGTGCGATTCGATCGGATGGTGCCGATCGTTCGCGCGTCCTTTCAACCTGACGACGATGCCATAATTGCCACGAATCCGTTCGAGATGCGATTCTTCCTCGAACGTTCGGGGTGCGAGTCCGTTTCGGTTGCCTGCACTGATCGCCCCGTGCCGAGGCTTGTGGAGTGGGTTTTGAATTGGGGTCCTTGGCGTTACTTGATGTTCAACGCCTTTTTGGTGGCGAGAAAGCGGGGATCCTGATCCGAATTCGCGCCGGGACTTGGACCGGGGGATTCAAGAAAACGACTGGCTTTGAGCCATGCCGTAACAGGGGCGTGGGATCGCGGGAGGGTTATCCCAAGCCGCGCTCGTCGAGGTCGGATTCATCGAGACCGAGGTAATGTCCCAGCTCGTGGAGAAAGGTGGTGCGCACCTCTTCCTGGAATCGGGATGCATTTCCCTCGCTTTCCGCCCAGAGGTTATCCAGGTAGAGAATGATTTGAGGAGGGAGTCCGGTATCGTTGCTGGGGCCTTCATTGTGGGGCACGCCCACAAACAAGCCGAGCGTATCGGGGTCGATGCCGTCGGCGACCAAGTCGGCGCCTGGTTCGGGTTCGAAGACCAGCGGGAGTTGGCGTGCGGGCGTGCTGAGAGGGGCGGGCAAACGGGCCAGGATGTGGTCCACTTCCTGCCGGGCGAGTTGGATAAGTTCCTGATATTCGGGCCAGTGCATAAGCGTCGCTCATGACCAAGATGGTGAGCTATTGAACAACCGGAGGATTCCCAAAAAACCCTTGTGAAATTTTTCACATCCAGGCAGTTTTCCCGCTCGCTTGTTCGTTCCGGCCGATGTTCTACCGGGCCGGGTCTTCTGGTTGAGCGATCTGAATTGCATGAAATGGTTCTGTTTATTCTTGCTGGCATTCTTGCCGGTGGCTGGCTGGGGCGCGGAGCGGTCCGCAGCGCTGGCGGCCTCGGCGCCCGGCTTGGAGGCAGCGGCCGCCGCGGCCGCGGGTGAGGGGTCCCATGAGCCGGCGAAGGGTTTGCCGCCTGATGCGCCTCGAATCAAGCTTGGTCCGTTCACGGTGACCAATTCCATGATCCTGACGTGGGTTGTGGCGGTGTTTCTGATCGTTTTTGCGCAGATGGCCACGCGAAATATTCAGGCTGTTCCGGCGGGGGCGCAGAATTTTTGGGAATGGATGGTGGAGTCGTTGCATGATTTTCTGGAGGGGATTATCGGGCATGATTTGGTGAAGAAGGGTTTTTGGTTTTTCGCCACCCTTTTCATTTTCATTCTGTTTACGAACTGGTTTGGGTTGATTCCGGGGGTGGGCACGGTGGGTTGGGGGGTGCCGGACGCGAGCGGCCACCTGCACCATTTGGATCGGCCGTTGCTTCGGGGTGCGAACGCGGATCTCAACATGACCTCGGCCATGGCGGTGACCTTCTGCGTGTTGTGGCTGGTGTGGGCTTTGCAGGCCAACGGGCCGGGTGGATTCCTCAAGCACATTTTCGGTTACTCGGGGGATGCGACGGGAGGGTTGAAGGCGTTTCTGGTTTTGGTTTTTTTGGCGGTTGGGGTTTTGGAGGTCATTTCCATTGCGTTTCGGCCGGTTTCGCTCAGTTTTCGTCTCTACGGCAATATTTTTGCTGGGGAAAACCTGCTCGAATCCATGGCGCACATGGGGGGCAAGTATTTCGGCTGGCTGGTGCCGATCCCGTTTTATTTTCTGGAATTGATTGTGGGCTTGGTGCAGGCGCTGGTGTTCATGCTGTTGACGGCGATTTTCACCAGTTTGATTTGCTCGCATGGCGACAGTCATGAGGGGCATGAGCACAAGTCCCACGGTCACTAGGATGATTTCGAATTTCGTGCGTCAGACGGTGCGAGACAGCCGGGGCGGACGAGAAAACAAAGAAAGGTAAAGTTAGACATGATGCCATTGCTTGCAGAACTCAGCGGAAGCTTGCACGTCGGATTGGCCGCGGTTGGATCGGCCATCGGCGTGGGACTCATTGGCATGAAGGCGTCGGAAGCCGTGGGACGCAATCCCGGCGCTTCCGGAAAGATCCTGACCCAGGCCATCATCAGCTCGGCCCTGGCGGAAGGCATTATCTTTTTCGCCATCTTCCTTGTGAAGTAAAGACCTCCGCAACGCTTCCAGGCCGTTGGACGGGCTGGAAGCCCCTTTTTTCAATTGCCCATGAGCACCTTCCCCTTGCTGGCCGCCGCTGCGGGCGACAAGAGCATCCCCGCCCAGATCGCCGAAACGTTTGGCTGGAACGCCGAGTTGTTCATCTCCCAGGTGATCAGCTTTTGCGTGGTGGCTTTTCTGCTCCATAAATTTGCCTACAAGCCGATTCTGGGCTTGCTGGAGGAGCGCCGCCAAAAAATCGCCGACAGTCTGGCCAACGCCGACCGGATCAAGACCGAACTGGCTCAGGCGCAAGCCAAGGCGCAGGAGTTGTTGAACGGTGCCGGGATCCAGGCCAACAAAATCATCGAGGAGGCGCGTTCCGCCGCCGCCAAGGTGACCGAACAGGAGACTCAGAAGGCCGTGGCGGCCGCCCAGGACATCATCAACAAGGCCCGGCAATCCAATGACGCCGAGTTGACGCGGATGAAAGCCGAACTGCGCCGGGAAATCGGGCGGCTGGCGGTCCAAGCCGCCATGCAAGTCACCGGCAAGATTTTGACGGCCGAAGATCAGCAGCGGCTGGTGGAACAGACCAACCGCGAGCTCGCCGCCTGATCGGACCGAAGCCTCGATCCCCAGCTTCATGAAGATTTCGAAACAAGCCCGGCGGGACGCCAAGTCCCTGTTCGTGGCCTGCCGTGCCAACGGACTGCTGGACGAGGGGCGCGTTTCGGCGGCGGTCCGGGAAGTGGTGACGAGGAAGCCGCGCGGTTATGTGTCGGTCTTGCATCATTTTCAACGGCTTGTTCGATTAGAAATAGAGCGACGGACCGCCCGGGTGGAAAGCGCGACGCCGCTCTCGCCCGAGTTGCAGCAGTCTGTGCGCGGCAACCTGACCCGCAGGTATGGTCCCGGGCTCAACCTGCAGTTCAGCGTCAATGCCTCCCTGGTGGGTGGGTTGAGGGTGCAGGTTGGGAGCGATGTGTATGACGGCTCCGTGGCGGCTCGATTAACGGCCCTTTCCGAAAGTTTTTAACCGCTTTTTTCAGACCCAGAATTTGCTATGAGTTCTCTTCTCCAGGACATCGAAGCTCAAATCGCCGGCGTGAAGTCGGCGGTGGCCAAACAGAATGTCGGCGTCGTCCGCGAAATCTCGGACGGTGTGGCCAAGATCGAAGGCCTCACCGATTGCATGGCCAACGAAATGCTGGACTTTGGCAACGGCGTGATCGGCCTGGCGTTGAACCTGGAGGAGACCGAGGTCGGCGCGATCATTCTCGGTGATTATCTCGGGGTCCAGGAGGGCAACGCGGTGCGGACGACAGGCAAGCTGCTCTCGGTGCCGGTGGGCAAGGGCCTCTTGGGACGCGTGGTGGATGTGCTGGGCCGCCCGCTTGACGGCAAGGGTCCGATCAAGGAGACCGCGTTTTATCCGGTCGAGAAGATTGCGCCGGGCATCATCAAGCGGAAGTCGGTCAGCCAGCCGTTGCAGACGGGCATCATGGCGGTGGACGCGATGATTCCGATCGGACGCGGCCAGCGCGAGTTGATCATTGGCGACCGTTCCACGGGGAAGACGACGATTGGGGTGGACACCATGATCAACCAGGCCCGGATCAACAAGGTGGGCCGTGCTTCGGGCGAGGCGACGTTTCGGCCGGTCTACAACATTTATGTGGCGGTTGGACAGAAGCAGTCGAACATCGCGCGAGTGATCGCGGAATTGGAAAAAGCCGGGGCCTTGGAAGACACGATCATCGTGGTGGCCGCGGCCTCGGATTCCGCTGCCAACCAGTATCTGGCTCCGTTTTCGGGCGCGTCGATGGGCGAATGGTTCATGGACAACGGCATGGATTCGCTGATCATTTATGATGATTTGTCCAAGCAGGCGGTGGCTTACCGCCAGGTGTCGCTGGTGTTGAAGCGTCCGTCGGGGCGCGAGGCGTATCCGGGCGACGTCTTTTATTTGCACAGCCGGTTGTTGGAGCGAAGCGCCCGCGTCAATGAGAACAGCGGCAACGGCTCTTTGACGGCGCTGCCGATCATTGAGACGCAGGCCGGCGACGTTTCGGCTTACATTCCAACCAACGTGATTTCGATTACGGATGGTCAGATCTATCTGGAAACGGACCTGTTCTATCAGGGCATTCGTCCGGCGATTTCCGTGGGTTTGTCGGTGAGCCGTGTCGGTTCGGCGGCGCAGATCAAGGCGATGAAGCAGGTCGCCGGGCGCATCAAGCTGGACCTGGCTCAGTTTCGCGAGTTGGCGGCGTTTGCCCAGTTCGGTTCCGATTTGGACGCGAAGACCCAGGCGACCCTGGAGCGCGGCAAGCGCATCGTCGAGTTGTTCAAGCAGATTCAATACAACCCCATTGCCGTGGAAGTGCAGGCGACGATTTTGTGGGGCATGCAGAACAACCTTTTCGACGATGTGGCGGTGGATAAGGTGAAGGATTTTCAAGCCAAACTGACCGACTTCCTGACGACTCGGAAGAGCGCTCTGCTCGATCGAGTGCGCAAGGAGGCGGCCATCAACGACGCGCTCGCGGCGGAATTGAAGTCGGCTTACGCCGAGTTCAAGCAGACCTACCGGTAGGCGGGACGCTTCCATCAACCCAGGCTCCAACGCACGACCATGCCGAGCACGCGTGACATTCGCCGACGCATCAAGTCGATCAAGAACACGTCGCAGATCACGAAGGCGATGCAGATGGTGGCTTCCTCGAAGATGAGGAAAGCCCAGTTGGCGGCCGTCGCGGGCCGCCCTTATGCGGCGTTGATGAATGACGTGCTGGCGGCGGTTTCGGAGGGCGCGGGTGAATTCAGTCATCCCTTGATGGAGAACCGGACGGTGCGGAAGCGGGCGGTGGTGATCGTCAGCACCGACAAGGGGTTGTGCGGCGCTTTGAATTCCAACCTGCTGCGGGAGGCTGCCCGGTTTGACAAGGACACGACTGTTTATATTGCCGCGGGCAGGAAGGCGTCGCAGTTCGTGGCGCGCACGAAGCGCGCGCTGGCGGCGGAGTTTACCTACAAGGATTCCCCGCAATTTGCGGAAGCCCGCGCGATTTCCAAGTTCGCCCAGGATTTGTTTTTGAAGGGAGAAGTGGACCGGGTCGATGTGCTTTACACCAATTTCATTTCCACGCTGACCCAGAAGCCGGATCTACGGACCCTGCTTCCGATCGGGGAGATCACGGCGGTGGAGGCGGGCCTGGGCGGAGAGAACCTCGGGACGAGCCTTTCGCGCAACGAGCGCGAGTATTTGTTCGAGCCCGGCGCCGGCACGGTGCTGGGCAATCTGCTGCCGCATTATCTCAATTTTCAGGTTTATCAATACCTGCTGGAAGCCAAGGCTTCCGAGCATAGCTCGCGGATGGTGGCCATGAAGAACGCCACCGACAATGCGAAGCAGATGATCAAGGATTTGACCTTGGAGTACAACAAGCTGCGCCAGGCGAGCATTACGAAGGAATTGCTCGAGATCACGACGGCCCAGATGGCGATGGGCTAAACTTTTTCAATTGCACGCATGAACAAAGGCAAAATCGTTCAGATCATCGGCCCCGTCGTGGACGCGGAGTTCACCGACAAGCTGCCGGCCATTTACAACGCTTTGACCGTGGAATTCGACGTTCCCGGATCTGGCAGGAACAAGCTGACGCTCGAGGTGCAGCAGCATCTGGGTGACCACTGGATTCGCGCGGTGGCCATGAGCACCACGGAAGGCCTGAAGCGCGGCATGGACTTGATCGACACGGGCAAGCCGATTTCCATGCCAGTCGGCAACGGCGTCATGGGCCGCGTGTTCAATGTGACGGGTGACGCGGTGGACGAACAGGGTCCGGTGAAGGCGGACGCATACAATCCGATTCACCGCCAGGCCCCTCCGCTGGTCGATCAATCGACCAGCCCGCAGATATTGACCACGGGGATCAAGGTGATCGATCTGATCTGCCCTTTCTTGAAGGGCGGCAAGGTCGGCGCTTTCGGAGGCGCCGGTGTCGGCAAGACGGTGGTGATCATGGAATTGATCAAC
Encoded here:
- a CDS encoding F0F1 ATP synthase subunit alpha, coding for MSSLLQDIEAQIAGVKSAVAKQNVGVVREISDGVAKIEGLTDCMANEMLDFGNGVIGLALNLEETEVGAIILGDYLGVQEGNAVRTTGKLLSVPVGKGLLGRVVDVLGRPLDGKGPIKETAFYPVEKIAPGIIKRKSVSQPLQTGIMAVDAMIPIGRGQRELIIGDRSTGKTTIGVDTMINQARINKVGRASGEATFRPVYNIYVAVGQKQSNIARVIAELEKAGALEDTIIVVAAASDSAANQYLAPFSGASMGEWFMDNGMDSLIIYDDLSKQAVAYRQVSLVLKRPSGREAYPGDVFYLHSRLLERSARVNENSGNGSLTALPIIETQAGDVSAYIPTNVISITDGQIYLETDLFYQGIRPAISVGLSVSRVGSAAQIKAMKQVAGRIKLDLAQFRELAAFAQFGSDLDAKTQATLERGKRIVELFKQIQYNPIAVEVQATILWGMQNNLFDDVAVDKVKDFQAKLTDFLTTRKSALLDRVRKEAAINDALAAELKSAYAEFKQTYR
- the atpG gene encoding ATP synthase F1 subunit gamma, with the translated sequence MPSTRDIRRRIKSIKNTSQITKAMQMVASSKMRKAQLAAVAGRPYAALMNDVLAAVSEGAGEFSHPLMENRTVRKRAVVIVSTDKGLCGALNSNLLREAARFDKDTTVYIAAGRKASQFVARTKRALAAEFTYKDSPQFAEARAISKFAQDLFLKGEVDRVDVLYTNFISTLTQKPDLRTLLPIGEITAVEAGLGGENLGTSLSRNEREYLFEPGAGTVLGNLLPHYLNFQVYQYLLEAKASEHSSRMVAMKNATDNAKQMIKDLTLEYNKLRQASITKELLEITTAQMAMG
- a CDS encoding ATP synthase F0 subunit C, encoding MMPLLAELSGSLHVGLAAVGSAIGVGLIGMKASEAVGRNPGASGKILTQAIISSALAEGIIFFAIFLVK
- the atpF gene encoding F0F1 ATP synthase subunit B, which encodes MSTFPLLAAAAGDKSIPAQIAETFGWNAELFISQVISFCVVAFLLHKFAYKPILGLLEERRQKIADSLANADRIKTELAQAQAKAQELLNGAGIQANKIIEEARSAAAKVTEQETQKAVAAAQDIINKARQSNDAELTRMKAELRREIGRLAVQAAMQVTGKILTAEDQQRLVEQTNRELAA
- a CDS encoding F0F1 ATP synthase subunit delta, coding for MKISKQARRDAKSLFVACRANGLLDEGRVSAAVREVVTRKPRGYVSVLHHFQRLVRLEIERRTARVESATPLSPELQQSVRGNLTRRYGPGLNLQFSVNASLVGGLRVQVGSDVYDGSVAARLTALSESF
- the atpB gene encoding F0F1 ATP synthase subunit A; protein product: MKWFCLFLLAFLPVAGWGAERSAALAASAPGLEAAAAAAAGEGSHEPAKGLPPDAPRIKLGPFTVTNSMILTWVVAVFLIVFAQMATRNIQAVPAGAQNFWEWMVESLHDFLEGIIGHDLVKKGFWFFATLFIFILFTNWFGLIPGVGTVGWGVPDASGHLHHLDRPLLRGANADLNMTSAMAVTFCVLWLVWALQANGPGGFLKHIFGYSGDATGGLKAFLVLVFLAVGVLEVISIAFRPVSLSFRLYGNIFAGENLLESMAHMGGKYFGWLVPIPFYFLELIVGLVQALVFMLLTAIFTSLICSHGDSHEGHEHKSHGH
- a CDS encoding metallopeptidase family protein; translated protein: MHWPEYQELIQLARQEVDHILARLPAPLSTPARQLPLVFEPEPGADLVADGIDPDTLGLFVGVPHNEGPSNDTGLPPQIILYLDNLWAESEGNASRFQEEVRTTFLHELGHYLGLDESDLDERGLG